The Impatiens glandulifera chromosome 3, dImpGla2.1, whole genome shotgun sequence genome contains a region encoding:
- the LOC124929714 gene encoding uncharacterized protein LOC124929714 — MNVDRFLARCPIEGEHKFVVRDCPASEHFWCDLCGLDGSGKRHKCKHCNYKLHDDCYNARKEMKCPSRPGGGHKYLTRDASTPFWCDGCREIGVGIRFKCESCYYRLHEMCFYLQWKCKSFANPPTTTNANFPGKVFQFIPQHPGNSPGQVCSPCGRDV; from the coding sequence ATGAACGTGGACAGATTTCTAGCAAGATGTCCCATAGAGGGAGAACACAAGTTCGTGGTGAGAGATTGTCCGGCAAGTGAGCACTTTTGGTGCGACTTATGTGGCCTAGATGGAAGCGGGAAGAGACACAAATGCAAGCATTGCAATTATAAGCTCCACGACGATTGTTACAATGCAAGGAAAGAGATGAAATGCCCCTCGAGACCTGGAGGTGGTCATAAGTACTTGACCAGAGATGCCTCTACTCCCTTTTGGTGCGACGGGTGTAGAGAAATCGGGGTTGGAATCAGATTCAAATGTGAGTCTTGTTATTATAGGCTCCATGAGATGTGTTTTTACCTCCAATGGAAGTGCAAGTCTTTTGCCAATCCGCCAACCACCACAAACGCAAATTTCCCCGGAAAAGTGTTCCAATTCATTCCCCAACATCCGGGTAACAGCCCGGGTCAAGTGTGCTCTCCGTGTGGAAGGGATGTATGA
- the LOC124929715 gene encoding uncharacterized protein LOC124929715, with the protein MFKATDAHGKSVCLHPLCSDVEKEWNQVGMKFIIHENSKAKCLCCRKGNAPGWAYVSSDRKYSLHVDCVMELIVRSWKEGRLDEAKMEKLENVNLAELAEQLEKKTGFPWKKVGIPLLKFVAEMVLGNPKTIGGLLFALLV; encoded by the coding sequence ATGTTCAAGGCCACTGATGCACATGGAAAAAGTGTTTGTCTTCATCCTCTTTGTAGTGATGTCGAAAAAGAGTGGAATCAAGTTGGCATGAAGTTCATCATCCACGAAAACTCAAAAGCCAAATGTTTGTGTTGCAGGAAAGGGAACGCCCCAGGATGGGCTTATGTATCGAGTGATAGAAAATACAGCCTTCATGTGGATTGCGTGATGGAACTGATTGTTCGCAGTTGGAAAGAAGGTCGGTTGGATGAGGCGAAGATGGAAAAGTTGGAGAATGTGAATCTCGCGGAGCTGGCCGAGCAACTGGAGAAGAAAACTGGTTTTCCTTGGAAGAAAGTGGGGATCCCTTTGCTCAAGTTCGTGGCAGAAATGGTATTAGGAAACCCTAAAACAATTGGAGGTTTGCTCTTTGCGCTCTTAGTCTGA